GCTATCCACTAGCACGCCAGCGGATTCTCGATCGCGTTGCCAGTCGCAAGGTATCGAATCCGGTTGTAATTACGGGAGACTGGCATTCGACGTTTGTCAACGATATCAAGCTCAACTTCAATAACCCTAAATCTCCAACGATAGCGGCAGAGTTTGTCGCGCCTTCGCTGACGAGTAACGGCGATGCCCAAGTTTACGGTCCCTATTATGGTCCTAAAATTCCCGAAAACCCGCACATTAAATTTTTTGATGGCGATCGCCGTGGCTACTTTCGAGTCAACTTAAACCACAAACGCTGGCAAACTGACTTGCGCATTGTCACGACAGTAAGTCGCCCAGATGCACCAGTGTATACTTTCGCTTCCTTCGTTGTTGAGAATGGTCGCCCTGGCGTTCAACGTGGATGAGGCAATATTCAGGGTTGTAAATGACATATGAAGTACAGCTTTACCCTTAGCGCTCGTAAATCCCAACTAACCGCGCTTGCTCGATGACACAATCGGAGATTGCCTCAAGAAGCTGTTCGCGGTGCAACCCTGGTTTGAGGTCAAGTTCCTTGTCTAAGGCGTACAACCAAAAGTAGTAGTGGTGGAGTCCGTGCCCGCTCGGTGGGGCAGGTCCAGTATATCCTAGTTTATCTGCACTGTTCGTACCTTCCATGAATTTGCTACCACCTGCTTCAGCTAGCTGATTTGCGGTTGGCGGAATGCCGTAAACTGTCCAGTGAGTAAACCCATAAGGTAGTGGTGCATCGGGGTCGTGGCAAATTAGTGCCAGTTGTTGGGTTCCTGATGGCAATCCGCTCCACTCTAACGGAGGTGAAATATTTTCGCCATCGCTGGTGTAGCGTTTGGGAATCCTCTCAAGGGTAGTAAATGCAGGGCTAACAATCCGCAGATCCTTGATGTTTAATCCCATAAGCAATCTCCTTTCGAGCTTACAGACGAACTTAGCGATCGCACTAGCGACACCAAGTACGTCCAATGCCAATAGTGATGTTATTCGCTATGTCAAGCATCGACCAATAGTGATGAGTCTCATTTGTTAGTTCTAATTGTGAATGACATTGAATACTTCATGCTAATTCACTTTCTTTTTAAGTTTACTAAGTTGTGCAACTTGGTAAACTTTGCTAGCATAGAAAGTAACGACCTGCGCAAGTGTAATGAACAAGAAAGCCTTATTACAACAGTTACAGGCAGCAACCGCAGAAGAACAGAAATTAGTTGAACGAGTTCTTGCTTCCTCAGCGGCGCTCAAGCCAGCGCTAATCGAAGCTTTGTCTGAGATAAATAAATCGACAGCGCGGAGTCGGTTTTTGCAATATGTTCTGGAAACAGCGCTTGCTGTTAGTCGAGATGCTAAGGTTGCTAATGCCGATTGGGACGAGCATCAAAAAGGATTTGAAACGATGGTCGAAGTATTTACGCGCCCAGAAGCACTCAAAGCACTTGCTCCTACTGACCCCTTAGCTGCTGCTCGGTTTAAGGGAGTGCAAGTTAAACGTGAATTGTTGTATGGAGACGGGCAACCACTAAAGAGCGAAGAAGTGGCACAGTTACTGCACGTCACACGGCAGGCAGTAGACAAGCGACGGTCAAAAGGACAATTATTAGGATTGTCGCTAGGCAGGCGGGGCTACTTGTACCCAGCTTGGCAATTTCAAGCAGGGCAAGTACTACCAGGTTTGGAACGAGTGCTGGCTTCCCTCAAAGATTACGACCCTTGGACTCAGTTGATGTTTTTGAAAACTGGTGATGTGCGTTTGGATGGCGCTACCCCACTGGAGCGCTTGCAAGCAGGAGAGGTTGATGCAGTAGTCTGGGCAGCAGAATGTTATGGCATCCAAGGAGCCGCTTGAGGAGCCGTTAGCTCCGCATCCAGAACCGCTACCTAATTTTGGCAGCCGCTTACTACCTGTGGTTGAAAGCAATGATCCTTGGTATCGCTTGAATCCAGTACGCTATGAAAGTGCATTGTACTTCGACCGCAGCGGGAAAGGTCGGTTTGACGCACCAGAGCAGGGGTCCAGCATTCTTTATGTAGGAGCAGATGAGTACGCTGCTTTTATCGAATGCTTCGGTCGCGCGCACGGAGCGCGAGGCGTGGCAGAATTAGCACTCAAAGAGCGGAATTTGGTACGCATTAGGTCGGCGCGTCCCTTGATTTTAGCTGACTTGACAGGTAGTGGATTAGTTAAGCTAGGAGCCGATTCGAGAATTGCTTCTGGTCCGTATTTGATGGCGCGAAAGTGGGCGCAGGCAATTTGGGAGCACAAGAGCGCCGTAGATGGAGTGAGATACCATTCGCGTCACGATGATACGCGCATCTGTTGCGGACTTTTTGACCGAACGAGGTCGCTTTTGCGCGAGGAGAATTTAGGCAATTTGGTCGAGCAACATCCCGTACTACTTGCTCAGATATTGGCACATTACGATTATGGCTTGCTGTGAACGACAGAATAATCAGAAATCGCTACCGTTTCCTCTTACCACCAGGAATCTTTAAAGTCTGTACCGCGCGGCGCAGCGTTTCTTCGCCTCGACGGTCGTACTTCGCCGTCGTTGTTGGACTGGTATGACCCGCTAACTTTTGTACGGTAACAACATCCACCCCTGCATCTAATAAGTCAGAACAAAACGTCCTTCTCAAGTCGTGCGGAGAAAATGACTCCAATCGGGCTATCTCTGCGCGATGCCGCAGCATTCGCCAGATTGCATCGGGGTGCATTCGTCCGACGTGCAAGTGACCTCCGCGACGAATTCGGCAAAAGCACGGTCCTAGTTTGTCACCGCGTACAGTTAGCCATTTTTCAACAAAGGAGAGTGCGTCACTTAGCAGATAAACCTTGCGATTCTTTCCTCGCTTGCCCTTACGAACCAAAAGTTCTCCCTTATCTAGATTCAAGTCGCTTAAATCTAGATTAACTAATTCCGACCGCCGCAAACCCGTAGCGAG
This portion of the Gloeocapsopsis dulcis genome encodes:
- a CDS encoding YbhB/YbcL family Raf kinase inhibitor-like protein, with the translated sequence MGLNIKDLRIVSPAFTTLERIPKRYTSDGENISPPLEWSGLPSGTQQLALICHDPDAPLPYGFTHWTVYGIPPTANQLAEAGGSKFMEGTNSADKLGYTGPAPPSGHGLHHYYFWLYALDKELDLKPGLHREQLLEAISDCVIEQARLVGIYER
- a CDS encoding RES family NAD+ phosphorylase — translated: MASKEPLEEPLAPHPEPLPNFGSRLLPVVESNDPWYRLNPVRYESALYFDRSGKGRFDAPEQGSSILYVGADEYAAFIECFGRAHGARGVAELALKERNLVRIRSARPLILADLTGSGLVKLGADSRIASGPYLMARKWAQAIWEHKSAVDGVRYHSRHDDTRICCGLFDRTRSLLREENLGNLVEQHPVLLAQILAHYDYGLL